ATCATGAAGTATTCAACGCTCCAACAACTCTGAAAGatgacatttttattttcattttaaacaGAGTTTACATCAATGTAAAAGCAGAAGactaaataaaagagagaagctCACAAGTCAATATTGGATAGTCCTCAACTTATCAGCATGTCTAAACTCATATGTCAACACCAAACTCTCATCCATTCTTTTCAATTCAAATCTCTCTACCAATACATAACATTTATAACTCTTCCAATGCGATGAACCGCCTTCGAACCGATCCAATCTCTTAACCGTCACTCGGTTTCCGTCTACCTTCTTCCACCCGAAACTCTCCTCTTCACTTTCCATCCTCTCCACAACCACTGACCTTAAACCTATCTTCTTGTCTTTAACTTGGAACCAAACAATCCCTTTAGCATCCACATTCGTTGTCTCTATACTAACCTTCTGTCCTTCAATGTTAATCACTTGGAGTTCAAGATCAACATCAACAACGACCTCAACACAATCTTCATTGTGAACATTCTCATAGAAGAAAACTTCTTCCCATCTTTGATGAAGCGTCATGTTGTAATACATTGATATTTTCACTTGATCTATTATGTCTCCTTCCTTCACAAATATGAAAGGAACATACCATTTCCCTACAACAACGCTTATATCAAGACCGGGAAGCTTAGAACGAAGCTCTAAGTTAAGACCTTTTGCGTCATCTATGAGACCAAAGTCTTGTAGTGTAGAAGTCGAGTTTTCTATTGTCCAGCCTTGTCTCATAAGAAATGCAGGTAGTAGAGCATTAGGAGCAACAGGCTTCGCAAAGTAGTAACAACGGGAAGGCGAAGAGGTTGTTGTGATCACTACTTGTTGGTGAATGTCATAAGGATCTGGTTGTGGCTTCTTATACATATGAACATGGTTAAATCTAATGCAGAAGCAGCATGTAACTCTCTCCACCTCTTTTTCAGTACTAGTAGATGATTCTCTGCAAAccaaaatgaatttttttataaattaagacTTTCAAAACATATTTGGCATTTGAATTGTTAGTCATACTACCTTGAATAATACCCGCATCGTTCATATGTGTAATAACGGTTAGAAGATAGAGGTTGACCAAGAACAGGTATGAACACAACCGGATCACGATGAACAGTATTGTTCTGTCCACCGTCGTCGCGTCTAACTGTCAACGCTGCGTTCTGTGGAAACGGTAATCCTCTTAGGAAAATCTCGTTGCACAAACCAAAGCAACAAGTGGTCAACGATTCTTCGTCTTGAATCACAAGTACGCCGGAGTTTGGACCTTCCGGTGGAGGCTTCTTAAGTTCCGACGGGTTTTTCCGATACTCTGATAAACGCCTTGTTACATACATGATAGTTTGTTCTATGAATTGTGTGAACATTGTTATTGCCCATTTTGTAGGTTCCAAAAATATGTTGACTTTTGGTTGGTCAAAACTATgcgttgatttttttatttaagtcTTCTTAACTAATGTTTTAATATGATGTTAGGAAGTAGGAACTCAATATGTAATTTCTTTAGGGTTTAAAATGCGAGACACTGATATACAGAACTCTTTGGTATAGTCGTattacaaaaagtcaaaagtcaACCAATTCCTGAAATGCTTGCAAACCAAATCCAGCCAGCCAATTTTCGAGGTACAAGATAAGGTTAAAAAAATGCTCCTTCTAAAATCATTTTCGTAGCATTTCAAGAATAGTTTTCGTATTTGCCCAATgcataaatccaaaaacaagaacattaTACAAAGTTCTACATAACTTCACCTATCCTGATCAAACAGACAACaatgaataagaagaagaaatacatCACCGATCCAACTGGTCCATATCGACCATTCGCAGTGTCAAAGGTTTCTTTTCAAGCTTCTTTACGCGTGATCCTGTGGATTAGAAACCAGAGATATGTACATTAATTCATTATGCtttcaaaacaagaatttcgatcttctttatctaaattttCACCTAAAGCAGTAGATTCCAAGGGCCTCAGTGATCTCATGGATGACTGATGTTGCAAAGTGCAAGTATAATGACACTGTTTTGCATCAATACAACATTGGTTTAGAGCGGGCAAAATAACTGAatagtgaaaaagaaaaatcaacagcTAACTAAggctttttttctctttaggaGCAAACCTGTGAATATGCAGTAGCCAAGAAGAACCCATAATTCGTCGACTAGAGGAACCCTGAAATATGAAGTTTCTCAGggtgttaaagaaaaaaaagaaccgaTGAAGTTTGTGCGgaaaatttaaagaaagaaaacataccCAGCATTCAATCTTGCGGTTAGCGCATTTGCAAGTGCAAAGGGAAGATAGAGTAGTGACTGCATTTTGAGTAAAAAGATTTCACAAGGTTACATTTTCAAAACCAGTATCCAGTAAGACGGAGAAATTGGCAAGAAAAAATTATCGGATTTACCATGCACATGTTTGTTTTTAGTCCTTTAGGCTCATCACACAAGTGAGCAAGAATCATTCTTCcctgaaaaaggaaaaacatagTAACTTTTGTTCTATCACAACTTTTTCGCAATAATTGTACTATTGATCTAACTTAAGATTTCGAATCAAGACATACcactaaaaatccaaatgcAAGTCCAGTTCCGAGTACAACTAAGTGAGGATATGTTGCTATGAGATTGATTGGAGACAAGTAATCCCTGTAAAAAATAGGATCCAAATAAACTTCAACAATGAAGGAGAGAATAAGATCACGTGGTCttttcaaaagagaagaaaacaagactTTACCATATCAAAACTCCTCCAAGTAAGACAACGAAGGGATACAGCTGAAAACACGATTTgaacaaaacattaattttgCAGCATAATTAACTATTTCTGAATCAATAACTAGTTAGGAGATTACCATAGCTAACGCTAACACCATGCTCCCGTTTCTTGATCGAACGACTTTGTAGACATTTGTTACACTGCAAAATACAACCGTGTGCAAACCAGCTTAGACATACGAACTTCACAACTTGAAAAGACTCTTAGTTGATCACTCAAAAATAACATAAGATTGTTCAAGTTTGATAGACTCACTTGAATGCAACGGTTGGTATAACAGCAAAAGCGATCATCATGTATAGCACTGCTCTAGAAGTTTGAATCtctaaaacagagaacaatGAATAGctcaaaaaacaaactttaaaatgaaatcaagaaagtaACGCTGCAAGAAAAATTGGAGGAAAAGCATGTCGGAGATCTTTTTACCATTCACAAATGGCACCCAACTAAACAATGGTATTGACTGCCCTAACTGCTGAGCCCACCATTCAGCACCTttagacagaaaaaaaaaaagaagaaagatagagTTGAAGTAAAGACCAAACCCAAGTATAGAAAGATTGTCCAAGCACTTTAAATAGGGTGAAGTTTTCATGGATTGCAGACAAGAGAGAAGCATACCGACGATGGCTGTGAAGAAGTGGCTGACAAATATAAGTGCAAGCCCCTCTGTAGGCCCATTGATAACCGGAAGAATAAGTGTGTTGGTGAAATAGCTAGAGAAAGGTAAAGAAAAGTATAAGAAAATCGCTAAAACATTTATGGATGTTTTAGGTAATAAAAGCAGTACTTACTGTTCCCATGTAGCTCCATAAAATGGAATAGCTGAAATAACCCAGAACCAGAAAGTATCTCTTCCACACATTGCAGTGCTTCCAAATGCCATGGCTTCAAACTGTTTTTAGGGTAAAACCTTCATAATCGACTCCAAGACGAGTActgaattaaaaaagaaagattaaaggATTGATAATAGCATACCGCACAAGCAAGCGCGTCACAACCTGCAATATTGGAACACATGTCAGAAAAATCTAGAAACAAACTGAAAACAGATAATCAAAGGAGGAACatgggaaaaataaatcaccATGATCGAAGAGCTCTCCTAGGGGGCTAGAGGAATTTGTCCTTCTTGCTTGCTTCCCATCAACCGCATCAAATGTCTAATAAAAGCTCAAAAGGTGTAAGATAAAAAAGACTTCAAAACACCTTCACCAGCACATATAACAGAAAGTTaaacttttgaagaaaaagagagacgCAAACCTGATACAAGAAGAGAAGTAAACCATGTGCGAAGTGAACCCATCGTGGAGGAGGAGAATCCAACTGAGGTGAATATATCTGAGACAGATAAAGAAAATTgtcttcaaaatcaaatccatatGCAGAAAGCAGGCATATTTACCAACAAGAAAGTAACCAAATACTTCAAGAAACTATAgaacaagaaatcaaagaatcgAAACTCACATAGCCTAGCAGGGAGGAAGTGACTAGAAACATAAACCCCATAAGCGTTATCTgcgaaacaaaaacacaaagccaaaagttactaactcaaACTTAAAGAAGAGACCACACATAGCACAATAGCAAATAGGAATTACTTATACCATGTTTGGTCTGGAATGGTCCAAAGAGAAACATGAAAAGACAAACAGAGTTAAAAAAACATCAGTCTGATTAGCCTCAGCAAGTAAAAGTTATTATACATGCAACGAAACAGTATGAAAGAGATACCACACTTACGGCATCCATAGAGGGAAGACTTTGACAAATCGAGTCCAAAAAGGTTGGAGGACGTATTTGGCAAGATAAGAGTGATCCACTCCACTGTATTTGTACCTATGAAGAGCTGCTACACCATGAGCTCCTATGTAACCCATTATTGTCTATCACACtgattcaaacaaaacaacaaaaacaagatatcCTCAATTCTAATCCCACAATGACATTAAAGCATGGATCTTGAGAGCACTTTTCATATTCCCTAATGctaaatcaataaaatgaGCATAACccgtcaacaaaaaaaaaaaactttgctCGAACTGAGACAGTGACTTTCGAGATTTGGGTAGATTCTGAAATTTAGATCTTTTGCTACAAATTGGATCAAGAGACGAGTACTTACGATGGTCCGGTGGCGGTAAAATCAGATACGAGCCTTTCTCGTCTCGAGTGtctgaaagaagaaagagacagtAACCTCTCACTTGCCCCTATAGAGAGCGGCGAAACGGGACGAGAGGACCAGAAGCAAAAGGAGAGGGCTTTGCGTTTCTTCCGCGTTCCCCACACGTGTGTGTTAAcgatttttccttttctttgtttttttgattatttcaatttttacaaaccaaccaaatatctttctttctacAGCCGACaacataataaaattatagttttgaGTCTAAATTGATAGGACATGTAAATAACCTACTAATTTGTTAGCATCACTTTCCGAATTTAGACCCCATAATGCATAttacaatttgaattttagttAGAATGATAATACTAACACACCAATTCAAGTACAAGTAGTAACTCTTTTTTACTATCTTTGGTCAACTAAGTTCACTCCTGCAGATTCAACAGTTTTGTTATCTTTccacaattatatatttcctCCAACAGATTCAACACCAAAACATGTTTagacatgataacagaaagagagagagggagagagatggagaagggGAATCAGATTTCAGTCTTGAAGGAAGAGGAGCTGAGCTCGAGGAGAGACACGTGGATACCTGAGCAATTCGATAACCATATCCATTTTCGCATCTTTATCTGATAAACTTGATGATACAGTGACTGTCTCCAAAACTGGTGAAGTTCCCAGCAAGAATCTGATAAATTCCAATTCATATCTGATGCCAGAGGCGTCTGTTATCTTCACGCTTTCAAGGCTTGGGAGTTTGTAGTCGAAGTAATCTCTTTCGAAAAGGtcaaaaccttcttcttcaagaggaAATGGTTGGACTGGTGAAGCCTAGAAACAGAATTACAGAAGATAATGAATTGGAAGAATACCGATTTATGGTCACCTTACAAAAGAGACGAGTTAACGTACCGAAACTTTGAGCTCTTTAAGGTTGGGAGAGTGAGTGACCAAACGAAGAAGAACTAGCACCTCATCGGCATCTTCAAAGCATACTTGGTAAAGTTCTATAGTTTTAAGATGTATGTAAGTAAGTGGAAGCCTTCCCGGGTCATCTCCTATACTCAAGTACTGAGatcaaagaaaagagtttttttcattaacGGCAATTGCTCAAAATATTTAGGATGAAGCAAAATTACCTTTGTGAAGTAGATATAACCGACGAGCTTCTCAAGAAGGGGCACACCACCAAGGAACTTAACGAGATTATAATCCGAACTCTGCTCAAAATCAGTAACATCCTCATGCATGTACATTGAAACCGATATTGCAACTAGCTTGGGCGTATTCTCGAGGAAAATGTCTTTGAATTCGCCGTCTAGATACAAGTACATGAGATTCGGAGCTGATATACTCAAAACCAAACTGTCAAAGTAAGACAAAGACAGGAACTCGAGAAGCGGACATCCTGAGATCAGACTTTCAATAACCTCAGGAGCAACAAGGATCTGGTGAAGGTTTAAACTCTTCAGATACGAAAACCCTTTGAAATACTGAGGCGGATCAAACTCACAATGACATAACTCCAAACAGGTCAATTTCAAACAGTTAAAGAGACATGCAGGAACCCTGAATTCTCCTTCACCTAACTTAAGAACAAGCTCCTTAATCCCGTTCCTCGAAAGAAAAAGCAACCACTGATCAATATCTGGACGACATTGTTTGAAAGAAGTAGAGAGCTGAAACTTGTGGATAGGTCCTTGGTGAAGGAGAAGCACTCCAGTAATGAATCTCACAAGATTAGTCTCAACAACACAACGGTCATTAGAAGGAGAAACACATTTCTCATCAAAGACAAGATCAGTGAGTGTAGACCATTTATATCTCCATTTGCTAGATAATACACTTGTTCTTATTGCATCTCTAATCGAAAGCCGAGTAAGGATATTCTCAATAATGCTTTGAGGTAGATCGCTTATGAAATCTGGAGATTCACCCatctaaaaacattttcaacaCATGCAAAATCACATCAATGCTCATTAACATGCAAACAGAAGATAAAGTTGTTGCATTTGACTTCAAACCTAGAAAAATTGATGAATTTCAATTCAATTCCCAGAAACCCATTCAAAACCTTAGAACCCTAATCACCACTCTAAAAAATTACTTGAATTAAACCACAATAAGATAGACAAAAGTTTCACCTTTTTATCTAcgaaagaaagagacagagattGCGATTTGCaatgcaacaaaacaaaaactcgaAATTTGAATTACCCagaaagatttgagaaaaagaCTCAACCTTTTTGTCTCCTTGTTCCGCCGGTCCGTTGGAGCAGTGACCGGCTTGAACGGTGGAGTTTCAAATGGGGAAATAGCAGAAGATCGCAGATTTTGCTCTCAGCATCTGTTTTACTagattttcttacttttgCGATTAAAGTTAGCGTTTTGGCCAAAAGTCAATTTCATAATCTCTCGCTCACGTGACGGttacattatattatattatatagtatttCATAACTTTtctaacaataaaaaattcaacttttttctaGCACATACTTACTTTAAGATAGAAGACAATGGCAATGTATTAGGCGTATGAGAACATGAATCAACATTGATATATATCATGAATGGTGAGTGatccaaaacaagaaatgaaTACAAAATTTGTTCAGACTACAATTCAATACAACTACAGTTTCATGTCTCCTGAATCAGTTATGTTCCATGAGTTGGTCCAATGTTAGAGATTGATGAGTTATATCAACATTGATATATATCATGAATGGTGAGTGatccaaaacaagaaatgaaTACAATACAAGAAGATCTGGAATTTGTTCAGACTACAATTCAATACAACTACAGTTTCATGTCTCCTGAATCAGTTATGTTCCATGAGTTGGTCCAATGTTAGAGATTGATGACTCAGTCTCCTCCACTCTTAAACACCCATTAGCGATCAGAATCACAGAGACagagaacaaaagaatctGCGAATATGTAAAGAGAGAACAACGTGCTTTTACATTTCTATCTACCTTTGTGATCAAATCAGTCTTCGTGCTCATCTTCGCCTTCAGAATCTGCGAGAAAGACACAAACTTGAAGatctcttctttgatttggatGGTGCGAAAACCGATTTTTATTACAGTAAACCAAACTTACCTGATCTGACATCTTCACTAAGCTTGCCTCTATCTTGTATTTGTTTCACAAGCATCCGATACATCAAAACCCACCAATAAATGTGAAGAACAAGCAAGCAATATAGGAGAGTGTTAAACATGTAGTAGTAAATTGGTCCTTCGATTGGATGCTTGTCTTTATCAAGCTCCAAAACTACTTCATAGCTGCAACAAGCAATGTAATATATGTAAGGCGACAAATATTTCGAGAAAAACTATAGAAAGGATcttaatatattatacaaaCCTTGTACTCCATAGGATCCAAAAGGGATAGTAAATGAGGCGGAGAATGATCCAAGACAAAACGAAAAGAATGAACGAAAAGCTTGCGATTCTTTCAGCTCCACTATATTTAGACATTTTCCCAACCTCAAGAAACACATCACTAGCATCGTGAAGTGCCAGAACAACAGAACCAACACGGGAGAAGCTACAGcgataaagagaaaaagaaacaagaagatcaAAACAATGTGGACAAAAGGAATCAGTTCTGTTTTTCAGTATAGAATAGGATGTGACGATGGAAGCATACCTACATACGTATGAGAGAACAATAAGAATAAGAGTGGCAATATGATGACCCATTGAAACTCCAAAATCAGAACGCCTCGTTTCCCAGAAAACCAGAGCAAAGATGGAGTATGTATAGAAACCAGCcacaaacatatacaaaagCTTCAACTTTAACCTGCATGAGAGTAGATATATATCATGTAGAGCAAGCACAAAATCGAGAATTCTTTATATACAAAGTAAGGCCTTGAGCAACACTCttactttgtttgttgatCAGGCCAAGTCTGATCTCCAGGCCCTACCCAAAAGTATTTAGTGTTCATAAACCAAGGCTCATTGTAAGTCACAGATAAAGCAAGAATCTCAGCTGATAGATAGTAAACACACTTCCAGGCCGATTCTTTGAATTTcctgatcttcttctttctctcggTTGTGTCATCTCCCATATCCTGTCTATGTTTTCCATAGATCAAATATTTTGCcaatttctacaaaaaaaacaatcatcaaGTCAAAGTTAGAAAGTTAGTAACTtgaccccaaaaaaagaagctttcTACAAACCCAACTTGAAAGTAACCAAAGGCACACATAAATGATGAGgaacaaaagagagaactAGAGCTAAACAAATGTCAAGTACTCACTACATTGAAAAGAATGCAACACAATCAAGTGTCAAACAACATCACAAGACCTACATTCATTCACACAAACTTTAACATTTGTTATAAAGTATAAGAAAAGGTATAAATCATTCTTcacatttatcaaaaatagaTACTTTCAGCTACAATCATTCTCCTTAGTGAACCTTTTCTATACTTTTAGCTGAAGCAAACAATTAAACTAAGGCattgatgaaacaaaacaatcattttAAGTAACTTAAGCAACACACAAGATACTATATAAATCTAACAACTTTAGGAGACACACTATCACAAAACTTCATATTACCTCGAAGACGAATCTATCGAGGAGAAATCGAATCGAAGGGAAGAACACAGCGAAGAGAGGAAGAACTCGAAAATCCTGATAAACCGGAGATGATTCATGTTCCCAGTTGATTGATTTCACCGATTCCAACAAACCCATCTCCGTAAAATCCTCtctttaaaccaaaattctCAGAGACTTTTACATAAAGAGATCTCCTTTTTCTGCAAATCAGATGATTCAATGTGAGGGTTCAATGCAAATTGAAGTACTTGTACTATACTCCACCTCCCAAATTGATTGATTCTTACCAACCCATGAAATCTAAGATTGAATCAAATTTGCTtcaagtaaagaaaaattgatgttttagttgttttttcttttctttttcaaagaTGAATAAATCGTAACCTTCTGAATCATTTAgagtcttctcttcttcttcgcatcAATTTTGTCAACGCgttagtaaaagaaaattaatttgttgcCTTGGTTTAGCTGGCCAATAATGTGATTTGATTCGTTCTTTGACATTAATTGAAATTAGAATTGCATAAGAATCACCGtatgaaaaataatgattCGTTTACTTTATGTTAATTGCAAATATAATTGGATAAAAACtatatggaagaaaaaaaaacttcgaATATTTAAATCTCAATTAATATTAGCTCATTATTGTGTTTCACACTAGTTAAAGCTTTTGTCCACACATGCTCCATATAGGAGTCGGTGATTATACAActaaaaccttttcttttcttttcttttttgtttttcctttggCTCAACACAACTTAACATTATTAAGTTACTCCATTAACCAACGGCGATTGTACTTACTTGAACCTTCTCTAATACTATTGTCCATGCAGGCTCGAGTCATTATGACATTAACAATATcaaatacaaataataatagcCTATATGTGTCATATAGTATTTTGAAATACCGTTATATGTAAGTAAGCTTAAGTAAGTTATAACTTGCAATTAAAATATACTACAAAATATATCGATGATGTTTCGAGAAATTGAAAGTCAccttgaaagaagaagaggtgacGTTTCCAAGGAGAAATGAAAGCGTTGACACCAAAGATGCCAAAGTTTGACTTcccttcctctctctctttgtgcATCATCGATCTTTCCTTGTTCTCTGCATGAAACGCCCATTTCTCTATACTGGCATTTATGAATCTATCCAGCCGCATCTTTATTAGTATTATAACAAAGTCAAAATATCTCTGAATACTTTAATTATCAGTATTggctttatatataaaacaacacTTTATTTATTCAACGTCTCGATCATATCttagagaggagaagaagaagaagaagaaaaataaaagaaatgatgaAGACGAAAAGTGAAGTGttgatctttttcttcacTCTAGTATTGCTTTTAAGCATGGCTTCAAGTGTTATTTTAAGAGAAGATGGTTTTGCTCCTCCTAAACCATCTCCCACCACACATGTAAGTTCGTCAATATATGTGCATCACATATAGCGGAATTATTTTTCGATAACATGAATACTTGTTGATTACTGTGCATCATAATAGAAGTTATGCGATAACGTTTTGAAAGAGTGAAAACATGAATAAGTGGTATGCGATCCATCACCATTATAGCTATGTATGTTTGATAACGATATTTGGATAAGAATGGTTATAAGTTGTAATATTGGTTTCAACATATGGTGGATTggtgattataaaaaaattgaatacagaaattttattgaaagatataaatgaataattttttaacaaaaaaatatatatataaatgaataaattataGTGATTCATCATCtcactactttttttttcttggtggATCTAGGAGAAAGCAAGTACTAAAGGTGACAGAGATGGAGTAGAGTGCAAGAATTCAGACAGTGAAGAAGAATGTCTTGTGAAGAAAACAGTAGCTGCTCACACCGATTACATCTATACACAAGATTTAAACCTATCTCCTTGAAACAAGAACTATTActctttgtcttttatttAGCAAACTATATGCATAAGCCTTTGAAAGGAGCTTCTCGCCCTCAAACTCAGCTCTTCAtgttctttgttctttttttcataAGCTTCGTTTAATGTATCTCCTAAGGGTGTGACGTAGGCAGCATGGTTTTAGCTGGGCTATAGACGACCAAGAAACTAACCCTtcgaacaaaaaaacttaattggGCTTTTGACTTTGGTTTAGGCCCAAATCGAAGCTTATGGTCATCCTGTAACGAAGTAAACATGCAGaaggttaaaacttaaaaggataaagaagaagtaaatatTTTGCTACCaatcgttttctttttcagtttttgctCTACATTTGGTTGTTACTAAgccttatttaattttatttttatattaaagtACTATATATCAATGgttaattttatgatattttaactACTCTAGAGGTTACTAACTAGTAGTAACTACTAAgccttatttaatttttagacatatctatatatatgttatattatatttttctaaattagtctccatttttatatatctgttattaaattttttaactctttttgcAGAGGCACTATCACCAGGAGCCTCCACCTCCCTTTGTCTAATTTCATTTCAACTACCAATACCATTACCATCCACCATTTTTAAATAGTCTTATATCCAACCATTGGCAAAAAGAATTATCTAATATTGATGATTCAACAACTAATATTGAactattttgatatatttactCGGCTTGATGCGTAATAATTTTTTGCAGTTTGTTTCATGGTATTGTCACTATTATCAAACCcttttacaacaacaaaaagaaaagtattgtCACTATTATCAGATAATAAATGAAACCACAACCTATAAGTGTTTCAACAACAGGCATGCatattgatttgattatacccccaaaaaaatgtacatttaaaattttctattctTGGGCCAGTATCGGTCCAAATGTACGAACTTCCACAGTTAGAATATTAATTATCTTTATCAGTAAAAGATAACAATACAATAATCTATCTCCAACATATGAAAGCAAAACAACGTATAAAACTATGCTGAGGATACTATTTGGTGAAGatagttaattatatttttttcactaGTGTGTAGTGTTTTATGATGTACATGGATCTCTTCCTTCTGATTTTGATGTGTTTGGATTCAGAAGAATACTAATTCGTCAGGtgaaaaatttgaagaaacgATTTCTAGGTGGCTTTGTCAAACTCGAATTATTAGTGATGCATTAATGGCTAAAATAAATAggtacaaaataaaaagaagggGCTAATGATTATATGGTtgattaaaactaaaaagaagaattggTCCACCAGTGTTTAGCAATCAATTTCATCTTAAATCTTTGTTTGccatgaatgttttttttttattttttatgatgcAAGTCTATTTATGCGGCGAACTGAAATTTTGGGAGTAAGATTTGGTATTATATCGTCATAAGAACCGatacatttaatatttttgataatcgaaatttatcattcatttgaattttatgattaaaaacTCGACGCCTGGAAATTCAGCaacatatactttttttttgataaaaacttTCAGCAACATATTGgtacaaacaaatttattggTAACTAAGGCAGACTTTCTTGCAATCTtataaaaacacataaagaGAAGTACggacataaaataaaacaacgaAAACATTACTTTAGTATTCTCTTGAAAGTTACATGTAACTGATCTAAAATTTCATGTCGACCAGACTTGATTAATACTAAAAATGATGTCACCTGGAACACCTGTTCTGCCAGTGCGAATTAATTCACATCGATCGtgaaactaatttttttttatctttttggaaCTGACTCAAtgttattttgagttttgtagGTTTTTGattcatacatatttttagGACACTTATCGCTTGAAAAAGGCTTTAAATTGAGAACAATATACTATTTATCGTACGTCCATGATCATCACTAATATTCTTAACTAACTCAAGTTggctaaaagaaaaaaaga
This sequence is a window from Arabidopsis thaliana chromosome 1 sequence. Protein-coding genes within it:
- a CDS encoding F-box/RNI-like superfamily protein (F-box/RNI-like superfamily protein; CONTAINS InterPro DOMAIN/s: F-box domain, cyclin-like (InterPro:IPR001810), FBD (InterPro:IPR013596), F-box domain, Skp2-like (InterPro:IPR022364), FBD-like (InterPro:IPR006566), Leucine-rich repeat 2 (InterPro:IPR013101); BEST Arabidopsis thaliana protein match is: F-box/RNI-like/FBD-like domains-containing protein (TAIR:AT5G56370.2); Has 1866 Blast hits to 1838 proteins in 25 species: Archae - 0; Bacteria - 0; Metazoa - 0; Fungi - 0; Plants - 1866; Viruses - 0; Other Eukaryotes - 0 (source: NCBI BLink).), with amino-acid sequence MGESPDFISDLPQSIIENILTRLSIRDAIRTSVLSSKWRYKWSTLTDLVFDEKCVSPSNDRCVVETNLVRFITGVLLLHQGPIHKFQLSTSFKQCRPDIDQWLLFLSRNGIKELVLKLGEGEFRVPACLFNCLKLTCLELCHCEFDPPQYFKGFSYLKSLNLHQILVAPEVIESLISGCPLLEFLSLSYFDSLVLSISAPNLMYLYLDGEFKDIFLENTPKLVAISVSMYMHEDVTDFEQSSDYNLVKFLGGVPLLEKLVGYIYFTKYLSIGDDPGRLPLTYIHLKTIELYQVCFEDADEVLVLLRLVTHSPNLKELKVSASPVQPFPLEEEGFDLFERDYFDYKLPSLESVKITDASGIRYELEFIRFLLGTSPVLETVTVSSSLSDKDAKMDMVIELLRYPRVSPRAQLLFLQD
- a CDS encoding F-box/RNI-like superfamily protein, with product MGESPDFISDLPQSIIENILTRLSIRDAIRTSVLSSKWRYKWSTLTDLVFDEKCVSPSNDRCVVETNLVRFITGVLLLHQGPIHKFQLSTSFKQCRPDIDQWLLFLSRNGIKELVLKLGEGEFRVPACLFNCLKLTCLELCHCEFDPPQYFKGFSYLKSLNLHQILVAPEVIESLISGCPLLEFLSLSYFDSLVLSISAPNLMYLYLDGEFKDIFLENTPKLVAISVSMYMHEDVTDFEQSSDYNLVKFLGGVPLLEKLVGYIYFTKVILLHPKYFEQLPLMKKTLFFDLST